From the Helicobacter pylori genome, one window contains:
- a CDS encoding shikimate kinase, giving the protein MQHLVLIGFMGSGKSSLAQELGLALKLEVLDTDMIISERVGLSVRGIFEELGEDNFRMFEKNLIDELKTLKTPHIISTGGGIVMHDNLKGLGTTFYLKMDFETLIKRLNQKEREKRPLLNNLTQAKELFEKRQALYEKNASFIIDARGGLNNSLKQVLQFIA; this is encoded by the coding sequence ATGCAGCATTTAGTCTTAATCGGTTTTATGGGGAGCGGTAAAAGCTCTTTGGCGCAAGAATTGGGGCTGGCTTTGAAACTAGAAGTGCTGGATACGGATATGATCATTAGCGAGAGGGTGGGCTTGAGCGTGAGAGGGATTTTTGAAGAGCTTGGCGAAGACAATTTCAGGATGTTTGAAAAAAATTTGATTGATGAATTGAAAACGCTCAAAACCCCCCATATCATTTCTACCGGTGGGGGCATTGTGATGCATGATAATCTTAAGGGTTTAGGCACAACTTTTTACCTCAAAATGGATTTTGAGACCTTGATTAAGCGTTTGAATCAAAAAGAAAGGGAAAAACGCCCCCTTTTGAATAACCTCACTCAAGCCAAAGAGCTTTTTGAAAAACGCCAAGCCCTCTATGAAAAAAACGCCTCCTTTATCATTGACGCAAGGGGTGGTTTAAATAATTCTTTAAAACAAGTGCTACAATTCATCGCATAA
- a CDS encoding PDC sensor domain-containing protein, producing the protein MLSRDIVQYSKIRTELYAYLTYLFSHNIRNHLPEITLDYLNRQISKMHAEIKMAKSFFVLDAKGMLMLKPSQFKEHGHKEGLLEHDLTEGIELESHASFSDKYYFYQAVNEKRCILTDPYPSKKGNHLVVSASYPVYDQNNDLAFVVCLQIPLRVAIEISSPSKYFRTFSEGSMVMYFMISIMLTLVSLLLFVKCISSFWTAIVHFSSFDIKEVFHPIVLLTLALATFDLVKAIFEEEVLGKNSGDNHHAIHRTMIRFLGSIIIALAIEALMLVFKFSVSEPDKITYAVYLAIGVAVLLISLAIYVKFAYSVLPKRER; encoded by the coding sequence ATGTTAAGTAGAGACATTGTCCAATATTCCAAGATCCGCACTGAGTTATACGCTTATCTCACTTATTTGTTTTCGCACAATATCCGCAACCACCTTCCTGAAATCACTTTGGATTATTTAAACAGGCAAATCAGTAAAATGCACGCTGAAATCAAAATGGCAAAAAGTTTTTTTGTGTTAGACGCTAAGGGCATGCTCATGCTTAAGCCAAGCCAATTTAAAGAGCATGGGCATAAGGAAGGGCTATTAGAGCATGATTTAACAGAAGGGATTGAATTAGAATCGCATGCCAGTTTTAGCGATAAGTATTATTTTTATCAAGCCGTGAATGAAAAGCGTTGCATTTTAACGGATCCCTATCCTTCTAAAAAAGGAAACCATTTGGTAGTGAGCGCGTCTTACCCGGTGTATGATCAAAATAACGATCTAGCGTTTGTGGTGTGCTTGCAAATCCCTTTGAGAGTGGCGATTGAAATCAGCTCGCCTTCAAAGTATTTCAGGACCTTTAGCGAAGGGAGCATGGTCATGTATTTTATGATTTCTATCATGCTCACTTTAGTGTCGCTGCTTTTATTTGTGAAATGCATTTCTAGCTTTTGGACAGCGATCGTGCATTTTAGCAGTTTTGACATTAAAGAAGTGTTCCACCCTATCGTGCTTTTAACCCTAGCCTTAGCCACCTTTGATCTAGTCAAGGCGATTTTTGAAGAGGAAGTGTTGGGTAAAAATAGCGGGGACAACCACCATGCGATCCACCGCACGATGATCAGGTTTTTAGGCTCTATCATTATCGCATTAGCCATTGAAGCGTTAATGCTGGTGTTTAAATTCAGCGTGAGCGAACCGGATAAAATCACTTATGCGGTGTATTTGGCTATTGGCGTGGCGGTGCTTTTAATCAGTTTGGCGATTTACGTTAAATTCGCTTATAGCGTGTTGCCCAAACGAGAACGCTAA
- a CDS encoding AMIN domain-containing protein yields the protein MLKKMIGLVAVLSVLLARDNPFEPEINSKNLQGGFSGIYDDYLKEIHVDLPTSARILKKITLTYQDIDGSIHSKVVGIDKSIDWHYPLKLSQHTLNQTPFEKRYQIQDFDFLMANNTMILHSPYKILRSFVLVNPYRIVLDTQKGPLDIYQNMDLNQKFFSQIKVGTHKDYYRITLILDGKYRYLLEEKNGAYELQLK from the coding sequence GTGTTAAAAAAGATGATAGGTTTGGTGGCGGTTTTAAGCGTTTTATTAGCCAGAGACAACCCTTTTGAGCCTGAAATCAATTCCAAGAATTTGCAAGGGGGCTTTAGCGGGATCTATGATGACTACCTCAAAGAAATCCATGTGGATTTGCCCACGAGCGCTAGGATCTTAAAAAAAATCACGCTCACTTACCAGGATATTGATGGCTCTATCCATTCTAAAGTCGTTGGTATTGATAAAAGCATTGATTGGCACTACCCCTTAAAACTTTCCCAGCACACCCTTAATCAAACCCCCTTTGAAAAACGCTACCAGATCCAAGATTTTGATTTTTTAATGGCAAACAACACGATGATTTTGCACTCCCCTTATAAAATTTTACGCTCTTTTGTGCTAGTCAATCCTTATAGAATCGTGTTAGACACGCAAAAAGGCCCTTTGGATATTTATCAAAACATGGATTTAAACCAGAAGTTTTTTTCTCAAATTAAAGTCGGCACGCACAAAGATTATTACCGCATCACGCTCATTTTAGACGGGAAATACCGCTATCTTTTGGAAGAAAAAAACGGGGCGTATGAATTACAATTGAAATAA
- the eno gene encoding phosphopyruvate hydratase: MLTIKDIHALEVMDSRGNPTIQASVILSDNTKASAIVPSGASTGKREALELRDNDKTRFLGKGVLRACENVNSVIKHHLIGLEAINQAFVDERLRALDGTPNYANLGANAVLGVSMALARASAKALNLPLYRYLGGANALTLPVPMLNIINGGTHANNSIDFQEYMIMPLGFESFKEALRASAEVYHTLKKLLDEKNQLTSVGDEGGFAPNFNNNVEPLEVISQAIEKAGYKLGEEIALALDVASSELVDEHFNYHLKGENKILDSHELVAYYKKLVAKYPIVSIEDGLSEDDWEGWAFLSKELGRQIQLVGDDLFVTNASILQKGIEKNIANAILIKPNQIGTISETLETIRLAKHHAYQCVMSHRSGESEDSFIADFAVALNTGEIKTGSTARSERIAKYNRLLEIEHELKGGIYIGKELFKHG, from the coding sequence ATGCTAACCATTAAAGATATTCATGCTTTAGAAGTGATGGATAGTAGGGGCAATCCTACCATTCAAGCCAGCGTGATTTTGAGCGATAACACTAAGGCGAGCGCGATTGTGCCTAGCGGGGCGAGCACCGGTAAAAGAGAGGCGTTAGAATTAAGGGATAATGACAAAACCCGTTTTTTGGGTAAAGGGGTTTTAAGGGCATGCGAAAATGTCAATAGCGTGATCAAACACCATTTAATAGGGCTTGAAGCGATCAATCAAGCCTTTGTGGATGAGAGGTTAAGGGCTTTAGACGGCACGCCTAATTACGCTAATTTAGGGGCGAACGCTGTTTTGGGCGTTTCTATGGCGTTAGCAAGGGCTAGCGCGAAGGCTTTAAATCTGCCATTATACCGCTATTTAGGGGGGGCTAACGCTCTGACTTTGCCGGTGCCGATGCTCAATATCATCAACGGCGGAACGCATGCGAACAATTCCATAGACTTTCAAGAATACATGATCATGCCTTTAGGGTTTGAGAGTTTTAAAGAAGCCTTAAGAGCGAGCGCAGAAGTCTATCACACGCTTAAAAAACTCCTAGATGAAAAGAATCAACTCACAAGCGTGGGCGATGAGGGGGGCTTTGCGCCTAATTTTAACAACAATGTAGAACCTCTTGAAGTCATTTCTCAAGCCATTGAAAAAGCCGGCTATAAATTAGGCGAAGAGATAGCACTCGCTTTAGATGTGGCGAGCAGTGAGTTAGTGGATGAACATTTCAATTACCATTTAAAGGGTGAAAATAAGATTCTAGATTCGCATGAATTAGTGGCTTATTATAAAAAGTTGGTGGCAAAATATCCGATTGTGTCCATTGAAGATGGTTTGAGCGAAGACGATTGGGAGGGTTGGGCGTTTTTGAGCAAGGAATTAGGGCGTCAAATCCAGTTAGTGGGCGATGATTTGTTTGTAACGAACGCAAGCATCTTGCAAAAAGGCATTGAAAAAAACATTGCGAACGCCATTTTGATCAAACCCAATCAAATCGGCACCATTAGTGAAACTTTAGAAACCATAAGATTGGCCAAACACCATGCCTATCAATGCGTGATGAGCCATAGAAGCGGGGAGAGTGAAGACAGCTTTATCGCTGATTTTGCCGTTGCGCTCAATACTGGGGAAATCAAAACCGGATCCACCGCAAGGAGTGAAAGGATCGCCAAATACAACCGCCTTTTGGAGATTGAGCATGAATTAAAAGGGGGGATTTATATCGGTAAAGAGTTGTTTAAGCATGGCTGA
- a CDS encoding menaquinone biosynthesis family protein yields the protein MISVAHSPDADDIFMYYAIKFGWIDCPIKNKTFHNIALDIETLNQEALKNTYDVSAISFGLYPKIANDYALLPTATSFGNGYGPKLVKKKGVKLKKDFRVALSGEHTTNALLFKIYYKHARIAYMNFLDIEKAVLEGKAHAGVLIHENILDFHDELEVEKELWDIWKELIEVDLPLPLGGMAIRRSIPLYRAILIKKALIKAVEIALKHQNLLSSMLLERSLIRVNKERLQTYLSLYANETSTHLSETQILAIDKLFELGYQHGFYANSLKTKDCLLTDEYLKYRFS from the coding sequence TTGATTAGTGTCGCTCATAGCCCTGATGCTGATGATATTTTCATGTATTATGCGATTAAGTTTGGTTGGATAGATTGCCCCATTAAAAATAAAACATTCCACAACATTGCCCTGGATATTGAAACCCTAAACCAAGAAGCCCTAAAAAACACTTATGATGTGAGCGCGATTAGTTTCGGGCTATACCCTAAAATTGCGAACGATTACGCCTTACTCCCCACAGCGACAAGCTTTGGGAATGGCTATGGGCCTAAATTAGTGAAAAAAAAGGGCGTGAAATTGAAAAAAGATTTTAGAGTCGCACTCAGTGGGGAACACACCACAAACGCCCTCTTGTTTAAGATCTATTACAAACACGCGCGCATCGCTTACATGAATTTTTTAGACATTGAAAAAGCGGTTTTGGAAGGAAAAGCACATGCAGGCGTGCTAATCCATGAAAATATTTTGGATTTCCATGATGAATTAGAAGTGGAAAAAGAATTGTGGGATATTTGGAAAGAACTCATTGAAGTGGATTTACCCTTGCCTTTAGGGGGCATGGCGATTAGGCGATCCATCCCTTTGTATCGCGCGATTTTGATTAAAAAGGCTTTGATTAAAGCGGTTGAAATCGCTTTAAAACACCAAAATTTGCTCTCTAGCATGCTGTTAGAGCGCTCGCTCATTCGTGTGAATAAAGAGCGGTTACAAACTTATTTAAGCTTGTATGCGAATGAAACTTCAACGCACTTAAGCGAGACTCAAATTCTCGCCATAGACAAGCTTTTTGAATTGGGCTATCAGCATGGGTTTTATGCTAACTCGTTAAAGACTAAAGATTGCTTGCTCACTGATGAATATTTAAAATACCGCTTTTCTTAA
- the recA gene encoding recombinase RecA, with protein sequence MAIDEDKQKAISLAIKQIDKVFGKGALVRLGDKQVEKIDAISTGSLGLDLALGIGGVPKGRIIEIYGPESSGKTTLSLHIIAECQKNGGVCAFIDAEHALDVYYAKRLGVDTENLLVSQPSTGEEALEILETITRSGGIDLVVVDSVAALTPKAEIDGDMGDQHVGLQARLMSHALRKITGVLHKMNTTLIFINQIRMKIGMTGYGSPETTTGGNALKFYASVRIDIRRIAALKQNEQHIGNRAKAKVVKNKVAPPFREAEFDIMFGEGISKEGEIIDYGVKLDIVDKSGAWLSYQDKKLGQGRENAKALLKEDKVLADEITLKIKESIGSNEEIMPLPDEPLEEME encoded by the coding sequence ATGGCAATAGATGAAGACAAACAAAAAGCGATTTCTTTAGCGATCAAACAAATTGATAAGGTTTTTGGTAAGGGGGCGTTGGTGCGCCTTGGGGATAAGCAAGTAGAAAAGATTGACGCTATTTCTACAGGCTCGTTAGGATTGGATTTGGCTTTAGGGATTGGGGGCGTTCCAAAGGGTAGGATCATTGAAATTTATGGGCCAGAGTCAAGCGGGAAGACCACTTTAAGCTTGCATATTATTGCAGAATGCCAAAAAAATGGCGGCGTGTGCGCGTTCATTGACGCTGAGCATGCCCTAGACGTGTATTATGCTAAGAGATTGGGCGTGGATACAGAAAATTTACTCGTTTCCCAACCAAGCACGGGCGAAGAAGCCTTAGAGATTTTAGAAACGATCACCAGAAGCGGAGGGATTGATTTAGTGGTGGTGGATTCGGTGGCGGCCCTTACGCCTAAAGCGGAGATTGATGGGGATATGGGCGATCAGCATGTGGGCTTGCAAGCAAGGCTTATGAGCCATGCGTTAAGGAAAATCACCGGTGTTTTGCATAAGATGAACACTACTCTCATTTTTATCAATCAAATAAGAATGAAGATCGGCATGACGGGTTATGGGAGTCCAGAGACCACAACCGGGGGTAATGCCTTAAAATTCTATGCGAGCGTTAGGATTGATATTAGAAGAATCGCCGCTTTAAAACAAAACGAACAGCATATCGGTAACAGGGCTAAAGCCAAAGTCGTTAAAAATAAAGTCGCTCCGCCCTTTAGAGAAGCGGAATTTGACATCATGTTTGGGGAAGGGATTTCTAAAGAGGGCGAAATTATTGATTACGGCGTGAAATTAGACATCGTGGATAAGAGTGGGGCATGGCTTAGTTACCAGGATAAAAAGCTAGGGCAAGGTAGGGAAAACGCTAAAGCCTTACTGAAAGAAGATAAAGTGCTAGCGGATGAAATCACTCTTAAGATTAAAGAGAGTATCGGCTCTAATGAAGAGATCATGCCCTTACCCGATGAGCCTTTAGAAGAAATGGAATAA